GATGGTGTAGCCATCAAACTCCATCCTGGCGTCCAACGGCGGTGGAAACGGCAAGTCGGTTAAAGACTGATACAACTCGTTGGCGCTGGGTAGCGGCAGTTGGTCGATACGCACAATCTGCACGGTCAGATTATCGCTGCTGCCATTTGCGTAGGCCGCCTCGACGATGTTTTTTGCGGCAGCGTCCAGATCGTCGCCGGCTTGCAGGATAGTTTGGGTAACGAAGCGCGGGCTGACGTATTCGTAGACGCCGTCGGTCGCCAATACAAATATGTCGCCCAAACTGACGGCCAGCGTTTGATAGTCTATTTCCAGATGCGAATCCATGCCCATGGCCCGGCTCAGATAGCTTTTTTCCTGAGACAGCCACAAACGGTGGTCGTGGGTCAGCTGTTCCAGTTCCTCGCCGCTTACCCGATAAATCCGCGTGTCGCCCACAGAAAACAGATGCGCGGTGGCGGATTTAATCACCAGCGCACTCAAGGTGCAGACATAGCCGCGATCCATATCATAGCAATCGCGGCTTTGCCGGGTTTGCGCGTACAGCCAGGAATTGGTGGCCGTCAGTACCCGCTGCACCGACTTCTTCACCGACCAGGCTTCCGAGGTGCAAAAATAATCCGCCAAAAAACCGGTCACCGCCGCCTGGCTGGCAATATGACTGACCTCGCTGCTGCTGATGCCGTCGGCCAAGGCGATGGCAATGCCTTTGGCGCTTAACTGCGGCTCTTTGGCAATATAAACGCCATGAAAATCCTGATTCAGCGCCTTGCGGCCCTTGTCGGAATATTGGCCGACAGTGATGCTTAATTTCCCGGACATGGTTTAAAGCAAGGCGGCCTCAATAACTCTTATAAGGCAGAAACTTCCCGCTCATCACGATCTTGACCCGGTCGCCTTTCGGATCGGGCTCACGCTGCAAGTCCATACTAAAATCGATGGCGCTCATGATGCCGTCGCCGAATTCTTCGTGGATTAAGGCCTTAAACGTAGTGCCGTAGACATTCACCAGCTCGTAGAAACGGTAAATCAATGGATCGGTTGGCACGGCGCTGGGCAGCGAACCTTTGTACGGCACTACTTGCAATTGGGCAATAGCCGCGGGCGGCAACTCCAGCAACGCGCCGATGATCGCGGCTTGCTCGGCGTTCAAGGTCATCTGTCCCAGCAATGCGGCAGTGGTCCATTCCTTACTCAAACCAATCGCTTCAGCCAGTTGCGCCCAGCTCAATTGCTTGGCCAGTTTTTGCGTAACGACCAACTCGGTCACTTCGTTGCGTGTCATGTTTAACTCCTTAGCTTGGTTAACAGCGAGAAAAACCCCGTGCTCAGCGGCATCGGGGCCGGATCGCTTGGCGCTTAGTTGGAAGAGCGCTTCGGCGCAGTTTTGACAT
The window above is part of the Methylomonas sp. ZR1 genome. Proteins encoded here:
- the cynS gene encoding cyanase, with the protein product MTRNEVTELVVTQKLAKQLSWAQLAEAIGLSKEWTTAALLGQMTLNAEQAAIIGALLELPPAAIAQLQVVPYKGSLPSAVPTDPLIYRFYELVNVYGTTFKALIHEEFGDGIMSAIDFSMDLQREPDPKGDRVKIVMSGKFLPYKSY